The genomic segment CAGCTCGCGCTGCCCCCTGCCGATCGGGATCACGGCGTCGACCGCCTTGATCCCGGTCTGCAGCGGACGCTGGACCGGCTTGCGGTCGAGGATCGCGGGAGCCGGTCGTTCGGCCGGCAGGCGGTCGGAGGTGCGTATGGCCTCACCGCCGTCACGGGGGCGACCGGCCGGATCCACGACCCGGCCGAGGAGGGCGTCGCCGACCGGGGTGTCCATGGTCCTTCCGGTGCGACGGACCTCGGTCCCTGCGCCGATCCGGCTGGCTTGGTCGAGCAGCACCACGCCGATGCGGTGGGTATCGAGATCGAGCGCGATGCCCAGGGCCGACGGCCCGATCTCCACCAGTTCCTCGCTGGTCACGCCGGGCAGTCCCTCGACGTGGACGACTCCCCGGCCCACGTCGGTCACCCATCCGGTCTCGTGGACGTCGATCGTCGGCCGGTCGTGCAGCTCGTCGAGGGCCTCCTCGAGGGTCCTGCGGACGTCGGGGAGGGTGTCGAGGAGAGTCGACGGATTCATGCCGCGTCCTCCCCGTTCTCGTTTTCGTCGTCCGTGTCGCCCTCGTCGGGGTCGGCCGAGGGTTGGTGCAGACGCTTCTGGACGCGACGGGCCACCCGCTCGAGTTCGCGGTCGAGACTGAAGTCGAGCACGTGGTCGTGGCCCTCGATCCGCAGACCGCAGATCACGCCGTCGCGGGTGTCGAAGTCGAGCGAAGGCTTGCGCCCGAGTGCTTCCTCCAACGCCGATGTGATCTCCTCGCGCTGCTCGGCGTCGAGCTCCCAGTGGCTGGTGACCTCGAGAGAGGGGCTCTGGTCGTCGCCGGTCAACCGCCCGCGATCCTCGTCGGACATCGCGGCGGCCTCGTCGCAGAACCGCGCGACGATGCGTCGTTCGAGTTCCTCGTCGGCGATCCGTTCGAGGAGCCGGCGGGAGACGTCGAGCGTGGCCCGACCGAGTTCGCGGCGCATCTCCTCGACGAATTCCTCCTGCTGCGAGCGCAGTCCGGCCTCCCATTCGCGGCGTCGCTCCTCGACCTCCTCCCGGGCGCGCTCGGTGCGCCGCCGCCGTTCCTCGTCGGCCTCCTCGCGGGCCTCGCGCAGCAGGCGCTCGCGCTCCTCGCGGATCTCGCGTTCGAGGCGCTCCTTCTCCTGCTCCGCCTGCTCGGCGCGTTCCCGGTGCTCCTCGGCTTCGTCGTACTCCTTCCGGATCCGGCGTCGCCGCTCGTCCATGGCGTTCACGATGCGGTCCCACAACAACCAGCGCAGCAGGAGCACCAGCACGAGGAAGTTCACGGCCTGGGCCGCGACGGTGAACCAATCGATCAGCACGACGACCACCTCCTGGCGTCATCCGGGGTGACCGGGGGACGGTCCCTGCGGTCAGCTTCCGGTGACATGGCCCCAGAAGGGATTCGCGAAGATCAGGATCAGCGACACGACCAGGCAGTAGATCGCGGTCGATTCGATCATGGCCAGGCCGACGAACAGCGTGCGGTTGATGGCCCCGGCCTCGTCGGGCTGCTGGGCCATCGACCGCAGGGCCTCGGCGAGAGCGCGGCCCTCGCCCAGGGCCGGTCCGATCGAGCCGATGGCGATGGTCAGCCCCGCCGTCACGGTCGAGACGAGAGCGACGAGCGTGGTGTCATTCATCGTGGTTCTCCTTGCCTGAAGCCTTCCCGGCGGCGCCGGAATCGCTCGTGCCGACCTGCGTGACCCGCATTCCGGACGAGATGTAGACCAGGGCGAGCACGGCCAGGATGTAGGCCTGGATCAGGCCCGTGATCAGTCCGAGCACCCGCATGACGATCGGGAAGAAGAGCGGCGTGATGGCCAGCAGGATCGCGACGATCTTCGTGCCGCTCATCACGTTGCCGAAGAGGCGCACCGCGAGCGCGAGGGTGCGCGAGAGTTCGCCGATCACGTGGAAGGGAAACATGACCGGCGTCGGGCGGACGTAGCGCCGCAGGTAGTCGCCGACTCCCTGGTGGGCGATTCCGAACACCGGCACGGCCACGAACACGAGCAGGGCCAGGGCGGCCGTCGTCGACAGCGAGGCCGTGGTTGGCACGTAGCCGGGGACGATGGTCAGGAGGTTCGCCGTGGCAGCGAACAGGAACAGGGTCCCGACGAAGATCGTGAGCGGCCGCGAGGGGGTCGGCGCCGCCTCGCGGATCTGGTCGGAGACGAAGGACACCGCCGTCTCGAGGAAGGCCTGTGTCCGCGAGATCCTGTGCCCGCTCGAGAGGTTGCGGGTCGCCCACCACGACAGGACCACGAGCAGGGCCATGACCGCCCACGCGCTGACCAACGTCGTGTTGATGCGCACGAAGTTCCACTGCCAGAACACCGTCTCGTCGGGCGTGATCTGCGTGATGTCCATGGGCTCACCGACCTCGGGGCGACGACCGGGCGCGCAGACGGGCCGGCTCGCGCTTCACACGGGACACGGCCATGACCCGAGCCAGGACGAAGCCCATCAACGCGATGGGCGCCGCGACGGGATCCCAGCGTGCCAGCGCGACGGTGACGGCCGCCACCAGTCCGAAGCGCAGGGCGGCACTGGCGGCGAGGAGCCGGACCGGATGCCGAGCCCCCTGCAGACGGTCGACGGTCCAGTGCAGTCCGTCGAAGAAGACGCGGCCGACGGCGAATCCCGCGAGCAACGAGCCGCCGATGACGAGAGCGAGATGACTCATGGTCGGACCCTCACTTCCTTCCGGTTTCCTGCTTGATCCAGTACCAGGCACTGATGCATCCGAGGACCAGGCCGACCAACAGGCCGGTCAGGGTCCAGGACACGTCGTCGTCCCAGGCGCGGTCGGCGACACCTCCGAGCGCGATGCCGATCACGGTGGGGATCACGATCGACCATCCGATCAGTCCGAAGGTCCCGACCCAGTGCCAGTGGCTGTCGCGCCCCTCGCGCAGCACCCGGAGACGCCGCGCGATCTTGCGGCCGACGGACGATTCGAAGTCTTCGCGGCTCATCGCTCGTGCTCGAGGTCCACGAAGCGACGCACGAAGTCCGACTGCATGCGTTCGAGCGCGCCCCGGGCCCTCTCCTCGCGTTCGGAGACGTCGAGCATCTGCTCGGCCACCACCTGCTCGAGTTCCTCGAGCTTCCCCTGCACGGCGCGCCACACGCTGACCGACACGTCGTCCCCGCGCTTGACCATGATCCCGCGATCGATCGCCACGACCTCCTGTTCGCGGGGGCGTGCGGAGGGTACGTAGGTCAGGATGCCGGGCACGAGAGCCGCCGCGAAGTCCACGTGCCGGGGGTAGACCCCGAAGGATCCGTGCCGGCCCTCGGCCTCCACGTAGTCGACGTCGTCGTCGATCTCGGTTCCCGTCGGCACCACGATCCGGAGTCTCATTGCGCCTCTCCGTTCCGGGCGGCCTGCTGGTCGTCGTCTTTTTCGGCGGCGTCCTCGAGGGGCCCGATCATGAAGAAGTCACCCTCGGACCGGCCCGCCGTCTCCCCGGACAGGATCCGTTCGCACCCGTCGACGGTCTCCTCGCGCGAGACCGCCACACCGGGCTTCCCGGTGAACTGCTCGGTCACGAAGAAGGGTTGCGTGAGGAAGCGCTCGATCTGACGGGCCTGTTCCACGGTGCGTCGGTCCTCGCGCGAAAGCTGGTCGAGGCCGAGCATGGCGATGATCTCCTTGAGGTCCTCGTACTGGGCGAGGGTGCGGCGCACCGCACGCGCGACCTCGTAGTGGCGCGACCCCACCACCCCCGGCGACAGCATCGAGGAGTTCGTGCGCAGGGGATCGATCGCGGGGTACAGGCCCTGGCTCGAGCGGTCCCGGGACAGGACGATCGACGCCGAGAGGTGACCGAAGAGGTGCACGGCGCTCGGGTCGGTGAAGTCGTCGGCCGGCACGTAGACCGCCTGGATCGAGGTGATCGATCCCTCGTCGGTGCTGCAGATCCGTTCCTCGAACTCCGCGAGGTCGCTCTCGAGGGTGGGCTGGTAGCCCAGGCGCGACGGCACGCGACCGAGCAGCCCCGACACCTCGGTGCCCGCCTGCACGAAGCGGAAGACGTTGTCGACGAGCAGCAGCACGTCGCGCTGCATGCGGTCGCGGAAGTACTCGGCCATGGTCAGGCCGGTCAGGCCCACGCGGAATCGCGCGCCGGGTTGTTCGTTCATCTGGCCGAAGACCAGGGCC from the Candidatus Krumholzibacteriia bacterium genome contains:
- a CDS encoding F0F1 ATP synthase subunit delta yields the protein MLIDWFTVAAQAVNFLVLVLLLRWLLWDRIVNAMDERRRRIRKEYDEAEEHRERAEQAEQEKERLEREIREERERLLREAREEADEERRRRTERAREEVEERRREWEAGLRSQQEEFVEEMRRELGRATLDVSRRLLERIADEELERRIVARFCDEAAAMSDEDRGRLTGDDQSPSLEVTSHWELDAEQREEITSALEEALGRKPSLDFDTRDGVICGLRIEGHDHVLDFSLDRELERVARRVQKRLHQPSADPDEGDTDDENENGEDAA
- a CDS encoding F0F1 ATP synthase subunit C, whose amino-acid sequence is MNDTTLVALVSTVTAGLTIAIGSIGPALGEGRALAEALRSMAQQPDEAGAINRTLFVGLAMIESTAIYCLVVSLILIFANPFWGHVTGS
- a CDS encoding F0F1 ATP synthase subunit A, which encodes MDITQITPDETVFWQWNFVRINTTLVSAWAVMALLVVLSWWATRNLSSGHRISRTQAFLETAVSFVSDQIREAAPTPSRPLTIFVGTLFLFAATANLLTIVPGYVPTTASLSTTAALALLVFVAVPVFGIAHQGVGDYLRRYVRPTPVMFPFHVIGELSRTLALAVRLFGNVMSGTKIVAILLAITPLFFPIVMRVLGLITGLIQAYILAVLALVYISSGMRVTQVGTSDSGAAGKASGKENHDE
- a CDS encoding ATP synthase subunit I; translated protein: MSHLALVIGGSLLAGFAVGRVFFDGLHWTVDRLQGARHPVRLLAASAALRFGLVAAVTVALARWDPVAAPIALMGFVLARVMAVSRVKREPARLRARSSPRGR
- a CDS encoding AtpZ/AtpI family protein, with translation MSREDFESSVGRKIARRLRVLREGRDSHWHWVGTFGLIGWSIVIPTVIGIALGGVADRAWDDDVSWTLTGLLVGLVLGCISAWYWIKQETGRK
- a CDS encoding F0F1 ATP synthase subunit epsilon; its protein translation is MRLRIVVPTGTEIDDDVDYVEAEGRHGSFGVYPRHVDFAAALVPGILTYVPSARPREQEVVAIDRGIMVKRGDDVSVSVWRAVQGKLEELEQVVAEQMLDVSEREERARGALERMQSDFVRRFVDLEHER
- the atpD gene encoding F0F1 ATP synthase subunit beta; translation: MSVAESSSSTGTVVAIHGSVVEVRFREGELPALNSRLVVGDDEELTVEVASHQDANTARAIAFGPTRGLRRGSVVRDTGGPIRVPVGEAVLGRMFDVTGTPIDRREDVDADQLRAIHRAPVPLERRRASGEIFETGIKAIDLLAPLELGGKAGLFGGAGVGKTVLIMELINNVVGEYGGVSLFCGIGERCREGEELYRELQEAEVLDDTALVFGQMNEQPGARFRVGLTGLTMAEYFRDRMQRDVLLLVDNVFRFVQAGTEVSGLLGRVPSRLGYQPTLESDLAEFEERICSTDEGSITSIQAVYVPADDFTDPSAVHLFGHLSASIVLSRDRSSQGLYPAIDPLRTNSSMLSPGVVGSRHYEVARAVRRTLAQYEDLKEIIAMLGLDQLSREDRRTVEQARQIERFLTQPFFVTEQFTGKPGVAVSREETVDGCERILSGETAGRSEGDFFMIGPLEDAAEKDDDQQAARNGEAQ